One Cryptosporangium phraense DNA segment encodes these proteins:
- a CDS encoding carbohydrate kinase family protein yields MPVADLDVLVVGDANPDLVLRGDVVPRFGQVEQLLTDADLVLGGSAAITASGCARLGLRTALLARVGDDVFGSVTRGWLADRGVRLESPRPAAGEPTGLSVILSGPDDRSILTLPGTIPTLTPDDVSDDLLARTRHLHVASVFLQPALAAGLADVLTRARAAGVTTSVDTNWDPSEKWEGIRSVLAVTDVFLPNTAELLAVTGEASAEAAAASLVAAGTTVVLKDGARGGRVWAPEGEFAAPSLAVPVVDTTGAGDSFNAGFLAARLGGASLEEAVAWAAAAGSLSTRAPGGTAAQATAPELREALTTH; encoded by the coding sequence ATGCCAGTCGCAGATCTCGACGTGTTGGTCGTCGGCGACGCCAACCCCGACCTGGTGCTCCGCGGTGACGTCGTGCCGCGGTTCGGGCAGGTCGAGCAGCTGCTGACCGACGCCGACCTGGTGCTCGGGGGTTCGGCGGCGATCACCGCGTCGGGGTGCGCGCGGCTGGGCCTGCGGACCGCGCTGCTCGCGCGGGTCGGCGACGACGTGTTCGGGTCGGTGACGCGCGGCTGGCTCGCCGACCGCGGGGTCCGGCTCGAGAGCCCGCGGCCGGCCGCGGGGGAGCCGACCGGCCTGTCGGTGATCCTGTCCGGTCCGGACGACCGGTCGATCCTGACGCTCCCGGGGACGATTCCGACGCTTACGCCGGACGACGTGTCGGACGATCTGCTGGCCCGGACGCGTCACCTGCACGTGGCCTCAGTGTTCCTGCAGCCGGCGCTGGCCGCGGGGCTCGCCGACGTGCTGACGCGGGCCCGGGCGGCCGGCGTGACGACGTCGGTGGACACGAACTGGGACCCGTCGGAGAAGTGGGAGGGGATCCGGTCGGTGCTCGCGGTGACCGACGTGTTCCTGCCGAACACGGCCGAGTTGCTGGCCGTGACCGGGGAGGCGTCGGCCGAGGCGGCGGCCGCGTCGCTGGTGGCGGCCGGGACGACGGTCGTACTCAAGGACGGCGCCCGGGGCGGGCGCGTGTGGGCGCCGGAGGGGGAGTTCGCGGCGCCGAGCCTCGCGGTCCCGGTCGTCGACACGACCGGGGCCGGCGACAGCTTCAACGCGGGCTTCCTGGCCGCACGGCTCGGCGGGGCGTCGCTGGAGGAAGCGGTGGCGTGGGCGGCGGCGGCCGGGTCGCTGAGCACGAGGGCCCCCGGCGGCACCGCCGCCCAGGCAACGGCGCCCGAACTCCGCGAGGCGCTCACCACCCACTGA
- a CDS encoding 1-phosphofructokinase family hexose kinase, whose amino-acid sequence MSESSIVAQGTILTVTLNAALDVTYRVDSLVPHGTHRVGPPEERAGGKGVNVARVLHALGEPVLATGLLGGDTGARIARLLAADGVPAAFEPIAGETRRTLAVADGRGATGFWEPGPEVTSAEWDAFRRRFAALLPEARVLVLSGSLPRGLPSDAYAVLVTDARRAGVPTILDASGEPLRAGIEAGPTLIKPNAEELAALLTSTGANGGVPEAAAAARALGAEVVVASAGPDGLVAVTSDGGWHARPPEVVHGNPTGAGDAAVAALARGLRDRTPWPELLADAVALSAAAVASPVAGAADLALADRFRPTVTVVPTAGDAPPLPATTVAAPLRSER is encoded by the coding sequence ATGAGCGAATCGAGCATAGTCGCGCAAGGAACGATCCTTACAGTGACGCTCAACGCGGCGCTCGACGTCACCTACCGCGTGGATTCGCTCGTCCCGCACGGTACGCACCGGGTCGGCCCGCCCGAGGAGCGCGCCGGGGGCAAAGGGGTGAACGTCGCGCGTGTGCTGCACGCGCTGGGCGAGCCGGTGCTCGCGACCGGCCTGCTCGGTGGTGACACCGGTGCGCGGATCGCGCGCCTGCTCGCCGCCGACGGCGTCCCGGCCGCGTTCGAACCGATCGCCGGCGAGACCCGCCGCACGCTCGCCGTCGCCGACGGCCGCGGCGCGACCGGCTTCTGGGAGCCCGGCCCGGAGGTCACCTCGGCCGAGTGGGACGCGTTCCGCCGCCGGTTCGCCGCTCTCCTGCCGGAGGCGCGCGTCCTGGTGCTGTCCGGTTCGCTGCCCCGAGGTCTCCCTTCGGACGCTTACGCAGTGCTTGTTACGGACGCCCGACGGGCCGGTGTTCCGACGATTCTGGACGCGAGCGGCGAGCCGCTTCGGGCGGGCATCGAGGCCGGACCGACCCTGATCAAGCCCAATGCCGAAGAACTGGCCGCCCTTCTGACGTCGACCGGAGCGAACGGCGGGGTGCCGGAGGCGGCCGCGGCGGCGCGGGCCCTGGGCGCCGAGGTGGTCGTGGCGTCGGCCGGGCCGGACGGCCTGGTGGCGGTGACCAGCGACGGCGGGTGGCACGCGCGGCCGCCCGAGGTCGTGCACGGCAACCCGACCGGAGCCGGCGACGCGGCCGTCGCCGCGCTGGCCCGCGGGCTCCGCGACCGCACCCCCTGGCCCGAGCTCCTCGCCGACGCGGTGGCCCTGTCCGCCGCCGCCGTGGCCTCCCCGGTGGCCGGCGCGGCCGACCTCGCGCTCGCCGACCGATTCCGCCCGACCGTCACCGTGGTCCCGACCGCCGGCGACGCCCCACCCCTCCCCGCGACGACCGTCGCGGCTCCCCTCCGATCGGAGCGCTGA
- a CDS encoding carbohydrate ABC transporter permease, with the protein MRRKLPFSPWHLLLMPLALLFVLPLVQMVLTSLMPEAQITQLPPDFIPHGLHLDGYSKLFSESHIVRWFFNTVFVSAVTVVSHLVLCSLAGYGFARLRFPGRGLAFMAVLATVMIPIQLLMIPTYIMFARIGIVDTLGAAIVPWLASAFGIFLMRQFFLSLPVELEEAAVLDGAGALRTFVSVVLPLARPALATLAVFTLLSSWNDLLWPLIAITDDEKYTLQVGLASFQGMRRTEWGQLMAGNVIATVPLIVAFLFAQRRFIATMTFSGLKG; encoded by the coding sequence TTGAGGCGCAAATTGCCGTTCTCTCCGTGGCACCTGCTCTTGATGCCGCTGGCGCTGCTGTTCGTGCTGCCGCTCGTCCAGATGGTGCTGACGTCGCTGATGCCGGAGGCGCAGATCACCCAGCTGCCGCCGGACTTCATCCCGCACGGCCTGCACCTGGACGGGTACTCCAAGCTGTTCTCCGAATCGCACATCGTGCGGTGGTTCTTCAACACGGTGTTCGTGTCGGCGGTGACCGTCGTGTCGCACCTGGTGCTGTGCTCGCTGGCCGGGTACGGGTTCGCGCGGCTGCGATTCCCGGGGCGTGGGCTGGCGTTCATGGCCGTGCTGGCGACCGTGATGATCCCGATCCAGCTGCTGATGATCCCGACGTACATCATGTTCGCGCGGATCGGGATCGTGGACACGCTGGGGGCGGCGATCGTGCCGTGGCTGGCCTCGGCGTTCGGGATCTTCCTGATGCGGCAGTTCTTCCTGTCGCTGCCGGTGGAGCTGGAGGAGGCGGCCGTTCTGGACGGCGCCGGGGCGCTGCGGACGTTCGTGTCGGTGGTGCTGCCGCTGGCCCGGCCGGCGCTGGCCACGCTGGCCGTGTTCACGCTGCTGTCGAGCTGGAACGACCTGCTGTGGCCGCTGATCGCGATCACCGACGACGAGAAGTACACGCTGCAGGTGGGGCTGGCGTCGTTCCAGGGGATGCGGCGGACGGAGTGGGGACAGCTGATGGCCGGGAACGTGATCGCGACGGTTCCGCTGATCGTCGCGTTCCTGTTTGCCCAACGGCGGTTCATCGCGACGATGACGTTCAGCGGGCTGAAGGGGTAG